From a region of the Megalobrama amblycephala isolate DHTTF-2021 unplaced genomic scaffold, ASM1881202v1 scaffold199, whole genome shotgun sequence genome:
- the LOC125260905 gene encoding GTPase IMAP family member 9-like produces MTGSPNRTEEGCATATGSNEKGVWCVRIVLTGKTGVGKSATGNTILGSDMFKSKICMNSVTKTCQSKTGEVCGRPVTVVDTPGLFDTCLSNEDVRKEIMRCIELLLPGPHVILLVIAAGRMTSEERETLQLIKMTFGQKADAYTMVLFTRGDDLTDQSIEDCIKEGDPHVQQLIDDCGGRYHVFNNKQKDHDQVMSLLKKIDKMMWENNGSFYNDKMFHEAEKALLCLVYKKREEEVRREMEDIKAKYESEIKEMNEKQEKEKAQRKICVLQ; encoded by the coding sequence CCACCGCCACTGGCAGCAATGAGAAGGGCGTGTGGTGCGTGAGGATTGTCCTGACTGGAAAAACTGGAGTGGGAAAGAGTGCAACTGGAAACACAATCCTGGGAAGTGATATGTTTAAATCAAAGATCTGCATGAATTCTGTTACCAAGACCTGCCAAAGCAAGACTGGAGAGGTCTGTGGACGACCTGTGACTGTTGTGGACACACCAGGACTCTTTGACACATGCCTCAGCAATGAAGACGTCCGCAAGGAGATCATGAGATGCATTGAACTGTTGCTTCCAGGACCACACGTGATTCTGCTGGTCATCGCTGCCGGCCGGATGACAtcagaagagagagagacacttcAGCTCATCAAGATGACCTTCGGACAGAAAGCAGATGCCTACACTATGGTGCTGTTCACACGAGGAGACGATCTCACAGATCAAAGTATTGAAGATTGCATTAAAGAAGGAGATCCACACGTCCAGCAACTGATAGATGACTGTGGAGGACGATATCATGTGTTCAATAATAAACAGAAGGACCATGATCAGGTCATGAGTCTGTTAAAGAAGATCGATAAGATGATGTGGGAAAATAATGGCAGTTTCTATAATGACAAAATGTTTCATGAGGCTGAGAAAGCATTACTCTGTCTGGTCTATAAAAAGAGAGAGGAGGAGGTCAGACGAGAGATGGAGGACATTAAAGCCAAATATGAGTCTGAAATCaaagaaatgaatgagaaacaagagaaagaaaaagcacAAAGGAAAATTTGTGTCCTCCagtaa